CAAAAAACGGATGAGGCTGGCTCACCACCTCGCTACCAGCCAGAGATCGGACGAAATCCCAGCAATAACTCGCGTACAGATTCACCGTTTGTCGATAACGGACGATGGGGTCGTCGCGTCGAAAAACGCAAGGGTTTCCCTGACGCCACCCCCCAACCGGATGCTGACTCGAAAATGAGCCTGGGAAAGGAGAGCAAGCATGTTGTTTTTTGGTTCTGCTAGCGTGGATTCGAGAGCTGTCATTTCCGGCTTGGCGATCATCATCCTCTGCAATACAGTCGGCTTGTCCAACGCTCAATATCGCTATGTCCCAGCGCCCGATTACTATCGCAACGATACGCTCGAAGGAACCGTCGTGGGCGGCGCGTTTGGTGCCATCACGGGGGCGATCATTGGCGGGAAAAAGGATCGAGGTGAAGGTGCGTTGATCGGCGCTGGCGTCGGCGCTCTGACGGGCAATTTAATCGGCCAAAGTAAAGATCGAGCCGACAGCTATCGGGCGATGAGAGATTCCACTGCCGTCGCCAACGCCAACCAACGTGCAAACGCAAGGGCGATCACTAACTTTGATTTGATTCGCCTGACACAGGCTGGATTGAGCGACGAGGTGATCATCAGCGCAATCCAGACGCGCGGTACACGAGTCGACTTAAGCCCCAAGGGGCTGATCGAATTGAAGAAAAACGGAGTAAGCGACCATGTGCTTGTCGCAGCACAAAATCAGTCTCCGGCCGAAAGGATCGTCACTCCCGCCCCCAACACGATCATTGCAGAACCAGTCCCCAGTGCCGTAATTATCACACCGGGGCGTTATCACCGCCACGGATACTATCGGCACGGATATTATCGGCACGGATACTACCACGATGTGCATCGACATCGCCACCACGCGCGAACTCATTTTCACATCGGGTTTTAGCGTCGATAACCGCCGCGTGCACAAGCCTCCACTGTAGAGCTGACACACAATTCAAAAAACGGTCCATTCGACTCCATAGGCTCAATTGCGACAGACAAATGTTGCATCAATCGAGGCTGCCAGAAGCCTCGATTGTCACCAGGAGCGAGCGAGAGGTGATTCGGCCG
The window above is part of the Pirellulaceae bacterium genome. Proteins encoded here:
- a CDS encoding glycine zipper domain-containing protein, which produces MLFFGSASVDSRAVISGLAIIILCNTVGLSNAQYRYVPAPDYYRNDTLEGTVVGGAFGAITGAIIGGKKDRGEGALIGAGVGALTGNLIGQSKDRADSYRAMRDSTAVANANQRANARAITNFDLIRLTQAGLSDEVIISAIQTRGTRVDLSPKGLIELKKNGVSDHVLVAAQNQSPAERIVTPAPNTIIAEPVPSAVIITPGRYHRHGYYRHGYYRHGYYHDVHRHRHHARTHFHIGF